The genomic DNA CTTTTACCAAGCAGATAGCGAAGAACCTTGGTCCTATATATGGGTTGGTTTTAGCGGGTCCAGAGTAGAAACAATCCTCAAGCAAAGCCAACTCCTAGAAAACTACTACTTGCATTCACATCTTAACTCCCCCATCTTGGAAGAGATGGTTGCTATCACTCGTGTCGGCCAGCATTCTCTCCATCTTGTCACTGAACTATCACTAATCGGTCAGCTTCATAAACTCTTGGCAGCCTTGATTGATGAATTTCCAAATAAAGCACTCAAGGAGTCCCAACAAACAACAAAGCATTATGTTACACAGGCTATTAAGATGATTCATAGCCTTTACGCATCACCTCTAAAAGTAGCTGATATTGCTGGAAAATTAGCCTTAAACCGTAGCTACCTCTATAAAATATTCAAACAAGAAACAGGCTATTCAATCAAAGAATATTTACTTTCTGTTCGTATGAACCGAAGTCGCGAATTATTGCTCAACCCAAAATGGAGTATTACAGAGGTGTCTTTATCCGTTGGCTACCAAGACCCACTTAATTTTAGCACCGCCTTTAAACACTATTTTCACATGAGCCCTAGTGACTATCGAAAGGCACAACTAAAGAAGGATTAGCTCAATGATGAACTAACCCTTCTTTTTTTTATTCACCAAAAACACGGGCTATCCGCTGGCAAGCTTCTTGGATAGTTGCCAGTGGAGCAGCTGCGTTAAATCGAGCGTGACAGGTTCCTTCTTTACCGAAAGTCTTGCCATCGTTCAAAACCACCTTGGCTTCTTTTTGTAACTTTTCATGAATTTCCTCATGGCTGAGCTCATAAGGAGAGAAGTCTAGCCAGATGAGATAGGTTCCTTCTGGTTTCATCACCTGAATCTTGGTGTGCTGGGTAAGATAATCCACAGCAAAGCAAATATTGGTTTCAAGGACAGCCTTTAACTCTTCCAGCCACGGCTTGCCGTACGTGAAGGCTGTTTCTGTCGTAATCAAACCAACTGTCGGAATTTCATGTTGATTATTGGTCAACTGGCGATGGGTAAACTTCTTACGCAAAGCTGGATTTTCAATAATCGCAAAGCTATTTTTAGTCCCTGCGATATTGAACGTTTTTGTCGCTGAAGAAAGAATCAAACTAAACTCTTTGAAACGGCTGTCTACGGTATTAAAGGAGCAATGTTGGTGGCCAAAGAGAGCCAAATCCTGATGGATTTCGTCAGAAATTAAGAGCACTCCATATTTCTGACAGAGCAAGCCAACCTGTTTTATCTCTTCCTTGGTCCAAACTCGCCCGCTAGGGTTATGGGGATTACAGAAGATATAAAGTTTGACATCATGAGTAACCAGTTCATGTTCCAACTGGGCAAAGTCGATTTCAAAGTGTCCGTTTGAGTTGACTAATGAATTGGTCACCAGATTGCGCTGGTTGAGTTTGACAGAACGAGCAAAGGGGGGATAGACCGGGGTATTGATAAGGATGCTATCTCCCTCATTTGTCAGGGCTTGGATTGCCACAGAAATAGCAGGCACAACTCCTTCTATTAAGACAATGGCTTCTCTATCAACCTCATAGCCATGTTCCCTTTTTTCCCAGTCTATAATAGCCTGATAGAGCTGGTCACTAGCGTAGGGATAGCCAAAAATGTGTTCGTCGGCATAGCGGCGCAAGGCTGTCCGGATTTCAGGCAGGGCTTCAAAGTCCATATCTGCAATCCATAGCTGCAACAAATCCGGATCCTGTTCGCTTTTGCGCCATTTTTCTGTGTGATGCCCCAAGCGATTGGGCCTCGTTGTAAAATCGTATCGTCCCATCTTATCCCTCCAAGGCAGACCGAAGGTCCGCAATCAAATCATCTGCATCCTCAATACCAATTGATAACCGCAAGAGGTCGTCTGTCAAACCATAGGAATGGCGAATTGCTTCAGGAATATCGGCATGGGTCTGAGTAGCTGGGTAGGTAATCAAACTCTCCACTCCTCCTAAACTTTCTGCAAAGGTAAAAATCTGCAAGCTATTGAGAATCTGAGGAATACGGCTTTGATCCATCACCTTTAAGGAGACCATCCCTCCCTTTCCAGTATAAAAGACCTCTTTAACAGCGGAACACGTTTTGAGGTAGTTAACGATTTTCTGAGCGTTTTTGGTAGCACGCTCCATCCGAATTGATAAGGTCTTCAGCCCGCGCATTAAGAGATAGGAGTCCAATGGTGACAGCGTTGGCCCTGTCGTGTTTTGATCGTAAAAAAGCTTGTCATAGAGAGCTTGGTCGTTGGTTACCAAGACGCCGCCTAATACATCATTATGCCCTGACAAATATTTGGTCGCGGAATGCAAAACGACATCCGCGCCTAAAGGAATGGGATTCTGATAGACTGGACTATAAAAGGTGTTGTCCACAATCAACTTGGCTCCATGAGCATGGGTCACCTTTGCTACTGCCTCAATATCAAATTCGACCATCAGTGGGTTGGTCGGCGTTTCGATAAAAACATAATCTGTTTCTTCATTGATGCTATCCAAGAGTTCTTGCTGATTAGTCACGTAGGTAAAACTGAAACGCCCAAGCGCCTCTTGTTCATTAAACCAGCGGAAGCTTCCTCCATACAGATCACGCGCCGCAACAATCTTGCTTCCAAGCGGAAAACCATTGAACAGTAAGACAAGAGCTGCCATACCTGAACTAGTAACCAAGGCATAGTCAGCCTTTTCAATCGCTGCTAGTGTTTTTTCCAAAGTCAGGCGCGTTGGGTTTTTGGTACGGGTATAGTCAAAACCAGTGGACTGACCAAATTCAGGATGCTGGTAAGTAGTAGACAGGAAGATGGGAGAAATGAGCGCTCCCGTCTTTTCATCAGTATTGACACCTGCACGGGCCAAAAGCGTATCAATCTTATAATCTGTCATCGTTTCCTCCTTTGAATATCCTTCTTCCATTCTAGCATTTCTCCGCAAATTTTTCAGGCAAAACTCCTAAAAAACTCATAGGTTTTTTCAATCGCTGTTATAGTTTTTAACTATGGCATTTCCCTCTGTTGAGAAAGGCTACAACTACGAACCTTGCCCCTCCAATCAGGACGAACCTCGGTTTAAGCAAGATTAGCGCAGCTTTTTTCATCATTTCCTTTCTTTGACTTGTCAAACCTCCCTAATGAGAGTAAAATAGGGATATGATTACCATTGAAACTCTACTAACCATTTTAAAAGAAGACGGAAATTTCCGCCATATAAACCACAACAAAACGAGCTACAACACTTGGTCTGGTGTGCAGTTTGACGCTCTCAGCTATGACAGCAGAACTGTCAGTCCGAGCACTCTTTTCTTTGCTAAGGGAGCTTCTTTCAAGAGAGAATTTTTGGAAAAAGCTATTGAAGATGGGCTAGCCTTCTATGTATCTGAAATGGACTATGAGCTTGATATTCCTGTTATTCTCGTCAACGATGTCAAGCAGGCAATGAGTTTGATTGCTATGGAATTTTATGACCACCCTGAGCAAAAACTCAAACTTCTGGCCTTTACAGGGACAAAGGGAAAGACCACTGCCGCTTACTTCGCCTATTCTATCCTTAGCCAGAGCCACCGCCCGGCTATGTTATCTACTATGAATACTACACTAGATGGTGTGCACTTCTTCAAGTCGGCCCTAACAACGCCTGAAAGCCTGGACCTCTTTGCGATGATGGCTAAAGCAGTGGAAAACGGTCGTACCCATCTGGTGATGGAAGTGTCCAGCCAAGCCTATCTGGTCAAGCGGGTCTACGGGCTGACCTTTGATGTCGGCGTCTTTCTCAACATCAGTCCCGACCATATTGGACCAATTGAGCATCCCACCTTTGAGGACTACTTCTACCACAAGCGGCTCTTGATGGACAATAGCAGAGCTGTGATTGTTAATAGCGGCATGGAGCATTTTGAAGCGGTAAGAGAGCAAGTCATCACTAAAGACCACGACTTTTATGGATCAGCTTCTGACAATGCAATCCTCGACTCGCATGGCTTTGATTTTGCCGTGTCTGGGAAATTGGCTGGCCACTACGACATCCAGCTTATCGGCCGTTTCAATCAGGAAAATGCTCTTGCTGCTGGACTAGCCTGTCTACGATTGGGTGCCAGCCTAGAAGATATTCGAGCTGGCATTGCCCAAACATCTGTTCCCGGTCGCATGGAAGTTTTGACCCAGAAAAATGGAGCCAAAATCTTTGTTGACTATGCCCACAATGGGGACAGTGTGAAAAAATTGATTGATGTTGTTTTGGAACATCAGAAAGGCAAGGTCATCCTTATTTTAGGGGCGACAGGCAATAAGGGTGAAAGCCGCCGCAAGGACTTTGGGCTATTGCTGAACCACTATCCGCAAATTGATGTCCTATTGACCGCGGATGACCCCAACCGTGAAGACCCTGCAGCCATCGCAGCGGAAATCCAATCCTACATGACCCGTCCAAGTCAAATCGAAGTTGACCGCGAGAAGGCCATTCAACTAGCAATGAGTATGACAAAAAACAACCAAGATGCCGTTATCATTGCTGGGAAGGGAGCAGATGCTTACCAGATTGTGAATGACCGTCGCGAAGAATACGCTGGAGATTTGGAAGTTGCAAAACATTATTTATAGAAAAATGCCATTGCTCAATAGGGCAGTGGTTTTTTATAACCATTCTTGTTAGATTAAAATTGTCAGAAAACTCTTGTTTTATGAGAAAATTTTGGTATAATATGTTTAGAAATAGAAAAAGGGGGAAATTGTGTCAAACATTCAGGCTGAAGCCATCCGGGTGGCATACGACGACCGGGTCATCATTGATTCCTTGTCAACCACCATTCCCGAAGGAAAAATCACTACCATCATCGGTTCCAACGGTTGTGGCAAATCAACCCTGCTCAAGGCCTTGACTAGGATCCTTCCTCTCCAAGCTGGAGCTGTCTATCTGGATGGGCAGGCTATTGCCCAGCTGCCAACCAAGGAAGTGGCTAAAAAACTGGCCCTCCTGCCCCAGGTCTTGGAGGCAACGGAGGGAATCTCCGTCTACGAACTGGTCTCCTACGGTCGCTTTCCCCATCAAAATGGCCTGGGCTACTTGTCTGACCTGGACCGGGAAAAAGTCAACTGGGCCTTGGAGGTCACCCAAACCATAGCCTATGCCAGGCTGCCGGTAGATGATTTGTCCGGTGGGCAGAGACAGCGGGTCTGGATTGCCATGGCCCTTGCCCAGGATACCGATACCATCTTCCTGGATGAACCCACCACCTACCTGGATCTCAACCATCAGCTGGAGGTACTCGAACTCTTGAGGGAGCTCAATCAGACCAGGCAGAAAACCATCGTCATGGTCCTCCATGATGTCAACCTGTCCGCCCGCTTTTCAGACTATATGATCGCGATGAAGGGGGGCAAGATTCACCACCACGGGGCTGTCTCAGCCATCATGACGACAGATATTCTCCGTGACATTTTCCAGATTGAGGCCCAACTCTTGCAGCTTCCAGGCCAAGATTACCCCACTTTACTCACCTACGATTTAATTAAATAAAAGGAGATGATTATGAAAAAGTTTTTAGCAACATGTAGTTTGGTCCTTGCCTTTCTATGGCTGGCAGCCTGCTCCAGCGCACAACCTTCCACCAAGGTCGAATTGTCCAGTATGCCTGAGATTGAGGGCATCGTCTATCATGGCGATATTCCAAAGAATCCACAAAAGGTGGTCAATTTTGCCTATTCCTACACAGGTTACCTCCTGCAATTGGGCATAGATGTTTCCAGTTACAGCCTTGATTTGGAAAAGGATAGTCCTGCCTTTGGCGATCAGCTCAAGGACGCTGTCCAGCTGACCACTGCGGATACGGAGGCCATTGCGGCCCAGGAACCAGATGTCATCTTGGTTTTTGCTGGGGATGATAACTTGGAAACCTTGAAAGAAATTGCTCCAGTCATCGAAATTACCTACGGTAAGAGTGATTATCTGGAAATGCTGACAGATGTGGGACAAATTTTTGGCAAGGAAACAGAAGCCCAAGCCTGGCTTGACCAGTGGGAGGAAAAAGTGACTGCTGCCAAGAACGAGCTAAATGGCGTCATCGATGAAAGCACCACCTTCACTGTTATGGATTTCTTTGATAAAAACATCTACCTCTATGGCGATAATTTTGGTCGTGGCGGAGAATTGGTTTACAAGGCTCTCGGTTTTGCAGCCCCTGCCAAGGTCCAAGAGGACATCATCAGCAAGGATGGCTGGTTTGGCGTTTCCCAAGAAGCTCTGCCTGACTATATCGGTGACTATGCTCTGGTCAATGTCAATGCGACTACCAAAGAAGCTGCTGCTTCTCTCAAGGAAAGTGACATTTGGAAGAACCTGCCGGCAGTCCAAGCGGGTCATGTGCTGGAAGTGGATTACAACCTCTTCTACTTCTCTGATCCAATGTCGTTAGACTTGCAGATTGAAGCCTTTGTTAAAGCCATCAAGGACGCCCAATAAAAGGAAACATTCATGAAACAAGAAGAAACCCTTCTTTCTCACTCAACGAAGCCAAAGCAACTTTGGCTCGTTTTTTTCAGCATCTGCCTGCTTTTTCTGGCGGGAATCTATCTGAGTTTGCGCTTTGGGGCCATTTCCTATAGCCACAATCAGCTGATGGAAGTTTTGCAAGAGCCCATGGTCCAATCCGCTGTCCAGGATGTCGTTGTCGATTTACGACTGCCCCGAATCCTGGCGGCCCTCCTGGTTGGAGCAGCCATGGCCCAGGCTGGTGCCATAATGCAGGGCGTCACCCGCAATGCCATTGCCGATCCAGGCCTTCTAGGCATCAATGCGGGGGCAGGCCTGGCCCTTATCCTGGCCTTTGCTATTTTTGGAAGCCTGCATTATAGCCAGATTTTACTGATCTGCCTGCTGGGCTCCTTTTTGGCTGCCATCCTAGTTTTTTCCCTTTCCTATCAGGCTCAAAAGGGCTACAATCAGCTGCGGCTCATCCTATCTGGAGCCATGGTTGCCAGCCTCTTTTCTGCCCTTGGCCAGGCTATCACCATCTACTTTGACCTTTCAACGGCGGTCATCGGCTGGCTGGCAGGTGGCTTGGTTCAAGTCAACTGGAAGATGTTGGCCATGATTGCTCCCTTTATTGTTCTGGGTCTTATCCTAGCCCAGCTTTTTGCCCATCAGCTGACCATTCTCAGCCTTAATGAAACAGTGGCCAAAAACCTGGGCCAGCGGACCTTTCTGATGACCTTGCTCTTATTGGGCATTGTCCTCTTGCTCTCGGCTGCGGCTGTGGCTCTGGTCGGCTCCCTCTCCTTTGTCGGCCTCATCATCCCGCACTTCATCCGTATCTTTACGGGGAAAAACTACCGCATCCTCTTGCCACTGACGGCCTTTGCGGGAGCCACTTTCCTCATCTGGGTGGATTTGATTTGCCGTTCCATCAACCCACCAGTTGAAACGCCGATGAGCGCTGTCATCAGCATCATTGGTCTGCCCTGTTTCCTCTGGCTCATCCGAAAGGGGGACCACTTATGATGCGAAAAAATCAGCTCCTTCCAAGCTTTACCATCCTGCTCCTTTTGCTGCTGGCAGCCTTTCTGATTGCCTTGTCTGTGGGCTATACCAACTCTTCTTTTTCTGATTTCATGGAGCTGATAAAGGGACGGGCGGATTCATCCACCCTGCTCATTATCGGGCGGATTCGTTTGCCCCGTATCGTGGCCTCCATGATTGGCGGAGCATCCTTGTCCTTGGCTGGCTTGCTCTTGCAAACCTTGACCCGCAATCCTCTGGCAGATTCGGGTATCCTGGGTATCAATACGGGTGCTGGGCTGGTGGTTGCGATTCTGGTAGGACTTTCATCCACTATCCATCCCGTTTTGCTAGCCTTTACCCCCCTCTTTGCCATGCTGGGGGGAGGCTTGACCATCTTTCTAGTCTACTGGCTGGCCCGTAAGAAACTCTATGGGGTCCATCCCACACGCTTGATTATCACTGGGGTAGGAATATCCAGCATGCTGTCTGGCATCATGGTCAGCATTATCAGCAGCCTAGATGATTTCAAGATGGAGTACATCGTCCAGTGGTTGAGCGGTCGGGTGAACGGTGGAGATTGGTCAAGCTTGACTCTATACAGTCCACTCCTTATCCTGGTCTGGGTAGCCACCTTTAGCCGCAGTCGCTCCCTCAATATCATGAACCTCAATGACCAGACCGCCATGGCCCTGGGCCTGCATTTGCAAAAGGAAAGGCTGGTCACCCTGGTCTTGGCCACAGCCCTAGGCGCACTCAGTGTCGTCCTCGTAGGCAACATCACCTTTGTGGGACTAATCGCTGGCCATATTACTCGCCGGTGGTTGGGCAATGACCACCGTATCACCATCCCAGCCAGCATGATTTTAGGCAGCCTCATTCTCCTTTTGGCTGACACCATCGGCCGGGTCCTGCTGGTCGGCACCGGCATCCCAACGGGAATCATCGTCTCCATGATTGGAGCCCCCTACTTCCTCTACCTCTTAAAACAAACCCAACCCAGTTGAAGCTCAACTGGGTTGGGTTTTCTAATCAAAATACTTCTTTAAAACCTTGATTTCTTCCTGACTTAGTTGTCGGTAGGCTCCGGCGGGAAGGGAATCTTCTAGGTTAAAGCCACCAAAGGAGATGCGCTTGAGATAGGTCACCTTGACCCCGTATGCTAGAAACATCTTCTTGACCTGGTGAAATTTTCCTTCGGAAATCGTAATCTGGGCCCTGCTATGGCCTGGCTGGCTGGATAAGATGGTCAGCTGAGCTGGCTTGCATGTGGTGCCGTCTAAAAAGGTCACTCCATTGTCAAAAAAAGCTGGCGCATCAGGATGCAGGGCATCATTGACCTCTACATAATAGGTCTTGGCCACATGGTGCTGGGGATGGAGCATGCGAAAGCCCAGGGGGCCATTGTTGGTTAAAAGAACCAGCCCTTCCGTATCGCGGTCTAGGCGCCCAATGGGAAAGAGGCCATCCACCCGGTCTTCCTCTCTCAGCAAATCCAGCACAGTTGGGAAGTGGGCATCCGAGCAGGCGGAAACCACGCCAGCAGGTTTGTTGAGGAGATAGTACCTAGCTCCTGTTATCTTCACAGATCTACCTGCCACCTCTACCTGTTGCAATTCTGGGTCTACAATCTGACTGAGCTTCTTAGCCAACGAACCATCAATTGTAATCTGCCGGCTGGCAAAATAGCGTTTTATCTGCTTTTTGGAGCCAATTTTCGCTTTTTCCAAACATTTATCCAATCTCATAGCCTTATTCTACCATAGTTCCTAATGCTTTGTCTTTCATCACAGGTGTGGTATACTACTAATTAGTAATAATAAAAAGAGAGTATTATGGGACTACTTATCGATGGCGTTTGGCATGACCAATGGTATGATACCACATCAACTGGCGGAAAATTTGTGCGTAGCAAAACCCAGTTCCGAAACTGGATTACTAAGGATGGAAAAGCTGGTCCAACTGGAAAAGCAGGCTTCAAGGCTGAATCTGGCCGTTACCATCTCTATGTTTCCTTGGCCTGTCCGTGGGCTAGCCGTACCCTCATTATGCGTAAGTTGAAGGGGCTGGAAGAGCATATTTCTCTTTCGGTTGTTCACCCGCTGATGTTGGAAAATGGATGGACGTTTGAAGAAGCGGATGGAGTTATGGCCGACAGTATATTTGGAAGTGACTTCCTACATCAGATCTATACCCAAGCCGATCCACACTACACAGGCCGCGTCACTGTTCCCATTCTTTGGGATAAAAAGACCAGTACCATTGTCAGCAACGAATCTGCAGAAATCATGCGGATGTTCAACTCTGCCTTTGATGAACTGACAGGCAATACTGAAGATTTTTACCCCGTAGAGCTGCAGGCTGAGATTGATAAAATGAACGCGTTTGTCTATCCGACTATCAACAATGGTGTCTATAAAGCTGGTTTTGCTACCAAACAAGAAGTCTACGAAGAAGAGGTCAAACAACTTTTCCTTGCACTGGAAGAGTTGGATAGGCATTTGGCAGAACACACATACCTAGTCGGCAATCAGCTGACAGAAGCGGACATTCGTCTTTTTACGACCTTGGTGCGCTTTGATGTGGTTTATTTCGGACATTTCAAGTGCAACAGCAAGCCTCTGGTCGACTTCCCTCACCTCTGGCAGTATACGAAGCGGCTTTATAACCACAAGGGAATTGCGGAAACGGTAAACTTCCAGCATATTAAACAACACTACTACGGCAGTCACAAGACAATCAATCCAACCGGAATCGTGCCCCTTGGTCCTGACTTAGACTGGTCGCTCGATTAAACCGATGACATTCTTACTGCACACAAAAAATCCTGTTGAAACAGGATTTTTTCTGGTCTATTTTAGGCAAGTTTGCTTGCTGCTGCTTCATCTACAATGATGACTGCATCTGGATGGTTCTGTAAGATACTTGCAGGAAGTTCTTCTGTAATAGGGCCCTCAATCATTGCTTGAATAGCATCAGCCTTATCTTCACCATAAGCCATCAGCAGAATGGTTTTGGCAGCCATAATATTGGCAATTCCCATTGAAATCGCCTGTTTTGGAACCTCCTCCATACTTGCAAAGAAGCGGCTGTTTGCTTCAATAGTAGAAGGAGCCAAATCGACAACTCTTGTGATGCCATCAAATGACGAGCCGGGCTCATTAAAGCCGATATGACCGTTACGACCGATTCCTAAAATCTGCAATTCTACTGGATTATCTGCCAATA from Streptococcus oriscaviae includes the following:
- a CDS encoding AraC family transcriptional regulator; this encodes MNILNIYNELKSNNFDLNVDHYGAEICDKNYSFGPTVRENYVLHFIVHGKGAFTINGQTTPLKEGDLFILPKNQVTFYQADSEEPWSYIWVGFSGSRVETILKQSQLLENYYLHSHLNSPILEEMVAITRVGQHSLHLVTELSLIGQLHKLLAALIDEFPNKALKESQQTTKHYVTQAIKMIHSLYASPLKVADIAGKLALNRSYLYKIFKQETGYSIKEYLLSVRMNRSRELLLNPKWSITEVSLSVGYQDPLNFSTAFKHYFHMSPSDYRKAQLKKD
- a CDS encoding MalY/PatB family protein → MGRYDFTTRPNRLGHHTEKWRKSEQDPDLLQLWIADMDFEALPEIRTALRRYADEHIFGYPYASDQLYQAIIDWEKREHGYEVDREAIVLIEGVVPAISVAIQALTNEGDSILINTPVYPPFARSVKLNQRNLVTNSLVNSNGHFEIDFAQLEHELVTHDVKLYIFCNPHNPSGRVWTKEEIKQVGLLCQKYGVLLISDEIHQDLALFGHQHCSFNTVDSRFKEFSLILSSATKTFNIAGTKNSFAIIENPALRKKFTHRQLTNNQHEIPTVGLITTETAFTYGKPWLEELKAVLETNICFAVDYLTQHTKIQVMKPEGTYLIWLDFSPYELSHEEIHEKLQKEAKVVLNDGKTFGKEGTCHARFNAAAPLATIQEACQRIARVFGE
- a CDS encoding cystathionine gamma-synthase, with the protein product MTDYKIDTLLARAGVNTDEKTGALISPIFLSTTYQHPEFGQSTGFDYTRTKNPTRLTLEKTLAAIEKADYALVTSSGMAALVLLFNGFPLGSKIVAARDLYGGSFRWFNEQEALGRFSFTYVTNQQELLDSINEETDYVFIETPTNPLMVEFDIEAVAKVTHAHGAKLIVDNTFYSPVYQNPIPLGADVVLHSATKYLSGHNDVLGGVLVTNDQALYDKLFYDQNTTGPTLSPLDSYLLMRGLKTLSIRMERATKNAQKIVNYLKTCSAVKEVFYTGKGGMVSLKVMDQSRIPQILNSLQIFTFAESLGGVESLITYPATQTHADIPEAIRHSYGLTDDLLRLSIGIEDADDLIADLRSALEG
- a CDS encoding UDP-N-acetylmuramoyl-L-alanyl-D-glutamate--L-lysine ligase, with the translated sequence MITIETLLTILKEDGNFRHINHNKTSYNTWSGVQFDALSYDSRTVSPSTLFFAKGASFKREFLEKAIEDGLAFYVSEMDYELDIPVILVNDVKQAMSLIAMEFYDHPEQKLKLLAFTGTKGKTTAAYFAYSILSQSHRPAMLSTMNTTLDGVHFFKSALTTPESLDLFAMMAKAVENGRTHLVMEVSSQAYLVKRVYGLTFDVGVFLNISPDHIGPIEHPTFEDYFYHKRLLMDNSRAVIVNSGMEHFEAVREQVITKDHDFYGSASDNAILDSHGFDFAVSGKLAGHYDIQLIGRFNQENALAAGLACLRLGASLEDIRAGIAQTSVPGRMEVLTQKNGAKIFVDYAHNGDSVKKLIDVVLEHQKGKVILILGATGNKGESRRKDFGLLLNHYPQIDVLLTADDPNREDPAAIAAEIQSYMTRPSQIEVDREKAIQLAMSMTKNNQDAVIIAGKGADAYQIVNDRREEYAGDLEVAKHYL
- a CDS encoding ABC transporter ATP-binding protein, whose protein sequence is MSNIQAEAIRVAYDDRVIIDSLSTTIPEGKITTIIGSNGCGKSTLLKALTRILPLQAGAVYLDGQAIAQLPTKEVAKKLALLPQVLEATEGISVYELVSYGRFPHQNGLGYLSDLDREKVNWALEVTQTIAYARLPVDDLSGGQRQRVWIAMALAQDTDTIFLDEPTTYLDLNHQLEVLELLRELNQTRQKTIVMVLHDVNLSARFSDYMIAMKGGKIHHHGAVSAIMTTDILRDIFQIEAQLLQLPGQDYPTLLTYDLIK
- a CDS encoding ABC transporter substrate-binding protein, with protein sequence MKKFLATCSLVLAFLWLAACSSAQPSTKVELSSMPEIEGIVYHGDIPKNPQKVVNFAYSYTGYLLQLGIDVSSYSLDLEKDSPAFGDQLKDAVQLTTADTEAIAAQEPDVILVFAGDDNLETLKEIAPVIEITYGKSDYLEMLTDVGQIFGKETEAQAWLDQWEEKVTAAKNELNGVIDESTTFTVMDFFDKNIYLYGDNFGRGGELVYKALGFAAPAKVQEDIISKDGWFGVSQEALPDYIGDYALVNVNATTKEAAASLKESDIWKNLPAVQAGHVLEVDYNLFYFSDPMSLDLQIEAFVKAIKDAQ
- a CDS encoding FecCD family ABC transporter permease; amino-acid sequence: MKQEETLLSHSTKPKQLWLVFFSICLLFLAGIYLSLRFGAISYSHNQLMEVLQEPMVQSAVQDVVVDLRLPRILAALLVGAAMAQAGAIMQGVTRNAIADPGLLGINAGAGLALILAFAIFGSLHYSQILLICLLGSFLAAILVFSLSYQAQKGYNQLRLILSGAMVASLFSALGQAITIYFDLSTAVIGWLAGGLVQVNWKMLAMIAPFIVLGLILAQLFAHQLTILSLNETVAKNLGQRTFLMTLLLLGIVLLLSAAAVALVGSLSFVGLIIPHFIRIFTGKNYRILLPLTAFAGATFLIWVDLICRSINPPVETPMSAVISIIGLPCFLWLIRKGDHL
- a CDS encoding FecCD family ABC transporter permease yields the protein MMRKNQLLPSFTILLLLLLAAFLIALSVGYTNSSFSDFMELIKGRADSSTLLIIGRIRLPRIVASMIGGASLSLAGLLLQTLTRNPLADSGILGINTGAGLVVAILVGLSSTIHPVLLAFTPLFAMLGGGLTIFLVYWLARKKLYGVHPTRLIITGVGISSMLSGIMVSIISSLDDFKMEYIVQWLSGRVNGGDWSSLTLYSPLLILVWVATFSRSRSLNIMNLNDQTAMALGLHLQKERLVTLVLATALGALSVVLVGNITFVGLIAGHITRRWLGNDHRITIPASMILGSLILLLADTIGRVLLVGTGIPTGIIVSMIGAPYFLYLLKQTQPS
- a CDS encoding 16S rRNA pseudouridine(516) synthase produces the protein MRLDKCLEKAKIGSKKQIKRYFASRQITIDGSLAKKLSQIVDPELQQVEVAGRSVKITGARYYLLNKPAGVVSACSDAHFPTVLDLLREEDRVDGLFPIGRLDRDTEGLVLLTNNGPLGFRMLHPQHHVAKTYYVEVNDALHPDAPAFFDNGVTFLDGTTCKPAQLTILSSQPGHSRAQITISEGKFHQVKKMFLAYGVKVTYLKRISFGGFNLEDSLPAGAYRQLSQEEIKVLKKYFD
- a CDS encoding glutathione S-transferase family protein, with translation MGLLIDGVWHDQWYDTTSTGGKFVRSKTQFRNWITKDGKAGPTGKAGFKAESGRYHLYVSLACPWASRTLIMRKLKGLEEHISLSVVHPLMLENGWTFEEADGVMADSIFGSDFLHQIYTQADPHYTGRVTVPILWDKKTSTIVSNESAEIMRMFNSAFDELTGNTEDFYPVELQAEIDKMNAFVYPTINNGVYKAGFATKQEVYEEEVKQLFLALEELDRHLAEHTYLVGNQLTEADIRLFTTLVRFDVVYFGHFKCNSKPLVDFPHLWQYTKRLYNHKGIAETVNFQHIKQHYYGSHKTINPTGIVPLGPDLDWSLD
- a CDS encoding glucosamine-6-phosphate deaminase codes for the protein MRVIKVKHAIEGGKVAFDLLKEKMAAGAKVLGLATGSTPLEFYKQIVASDLDFSDMVSVNLDEYVGLGVESDQSYAYFMKQHLFDAKPFKASYLPDGLASDLNASLDQYNQLLADNPVELQILGIGRNGHIGFNEPGSSFDGITRVVDLAPSTIEANSRFFASMEEVPKQAISMGIANIMAAKTILLMAYGEDKADAIQAMIEGPITEELPASILQNHPDAVIIVDEAAASKLA